ttaaactaagaataccaagagaaaaaaagcaaatttgatgataaaagtaaattgaaaaggtgattaaaattgcatgttctatctgaataatgaaagtttaattttgactagactgtccctttaaagagacacgaaacccaacatttgcTTCTATGATCAAATCTGATtatttctcatgatattctttgttgaagaggataactaggtagatagtatgaaaccaaacactgctgccatctagtgctcttgctataaaACTGCTCCCATATATTGTGCCAGACACACTCACACTCCTaaacgcttttcaacaaaggatactaaaataacaaagtaaatttgataaaataaattaattggaACCGGTCACTGCCCACTAAACGCCAGATATTTAAGAAGCACTTTAACAACAACAAAGCTAATGCAGCCAAATCAAATGTGCCCAAACTACTTATGTTTAGGCAATGTTGCCCTCAAAAAGCATGGCGTAAACTTTACTTCCGGTCCCAACTGTAAAAGTGACAGCAAAATCAGGAAATAGGCGGAGATGCAAGAATGAAACATGACGGAGAAAGTTCGGTGACAGAATCCAATATAACAACTCAGGAGACAGCAGACATGACACTGATGTCGGTTGCAGCGCGGGCAGCATTTTATCCAAGTTTACTCTATAACGTCCTCATGAAACACGTAACCCATCGGAAGTGGTACAATAGGATTGATGAGACCGTGATCCTTGGTGCTTTGCCCTTCCGGGGAATGAGCCCTAGTGTAAGTGAGCATGCGCACTTTATCACGTGACTGTAGTCAAATTAGGGGTATCTTGTTTGTGGGAGAAGCATTGAGCAACATGCTAATTATAAGTCACTAAAGCCAACATGTTCATGCATTTACATCAGTCACAGAGCTTGCAGACGCTGGCTACAATGTTTTGTTTACAGATACATGTTTGTTCTAAATGGTGCAGCATACTAAGCCAACAACCTTTCCTGGAGACTTGTTTTACAATAGATATGAACATGGCAGAACAATCTAAGCTAAGATGTGTAGCTGGGCCGCTGATATAGTAATGCACTgcttatacattttaatttatctaTTTCAAAATGACCCTAAAACACCTGTTTAGCTTGTTGTTACATTCCTGCATGTTAACAATAAAATATAGACTACATTGTACCAAGGTCAGTGAATCATGTGTACCTTGGTGTCATTTGGGCCCAGACATACATTTTTTGCAAGGTTCCactggattttaattttttttactttaaatataaagGTCAAATTTGAAGACATACACATCATGAGGTgtaaaatatgtttgtatgtatacctaggcactggttttcaaatctgttctcaagcctccccaacaggccaggttttcaggattacctaggatgagagcaggtaaaaataaccatgtttactaatcagctgattatttcacctgtgcaccagttccgatatcctcaaaatgtggcctgttagggagacctgagaacaggtttgaaaaccagcggcCTAGAGCATAATGCTAGAAAACACACCCAGTGATAGCACAGCTCCATAAGTAtcctaatataaaatataaattaaactatttcTTCTGTACttttctcttgtgcagtaacactaaCTGTCCTGGATTTAAATCACTTATCAAAGAAAaacagaattacatttttttttcttatggaGACTGAGAGGATTTACTTTAGTGAAGCTACTATACAAGATTATATATAAATTGGAGAGTTATTTGTCCTCTTGGTGAATTTAACCCTTTGACTAATAGAATATTCATGTGATGTATACTGTGCCGATTCTACACACATTCCTTGAAggcctttaataaaaataatgataattaaaaaaacaacacacagtGTTTTTCCTGTGTCCATAAAAGTGATACATGGTTTGCCGCAGGAGGTAACAGACTCATATCTTTATTTAGAGACATGAAAaaccattttatttcttttatgatttagtcagagcatacacatttaaacaactttcctatttacatatattatcaaattatcttcattctcctTGCATCcattgttgaaagagcagtaataGACTCTGGgatctagttgaacacatcaggtgagccagtgtCAAAAGGTATATATTTGCAACCACCAAtcatctgctagctcccagtagtgcactgcttttcctgagcctacttaggtatgctttttagtAATGGATACTATGattacaaagcacattagataatataaataaactggaaatttctttaaaattatatgctgcgtttgaatcataaaataattttggcTGGCAGGTTGGGAAGATTGGAGCTGGAGCAGCCGGAGTACAGAAGTGTGTTCTAATTACTTTTAATATGTCATGTGACATGATATCTGATTGGCTGTGCTACCTGCTGCATCCTAGATTACAAAATATTTGGCAGTAATGGGGGCAGTGGTTTGAAAAGTGTCTACTGGGGTTAGTTAACTTGTTAACAGCAGTAGGATTTTGTAAGACCTCATGAGGATCAACTGTATTATGCACAGTATTTATTACTATGTAGTGCTTAAtacaatttactgtcccttttttaagctCAGTTTGTGAATAATGGAATAGTTACCTTCTCCAGTATTAATTCCTGGCTAAAAATCCGTTTTTCCCCCCTGTAGTTGCTTAATGAAGAGAATGTTCGTGGAGTCATAACGATGAATGAGGAATATGAAACCAGACTACTGTGTCACTCTGCTGAGGTGAGAAATTTTCAAGTTGACAGGTTCTCATACACCACCAGGGGGCAAATAAAGTATTTGGAATTTTGGACATCAGGCTGCAATCCACTTCTGTGGTATATTTTAGATTATACTTTTGAGCCATTTTCtgaagcaaaaatatatatattttttcttagaaaTCTATAcctgaaaagaagaagaaaaaactatGAATACATATGAGTTTCAACTCCTgcaaatatgttaaacacatagttaaagtacagtTTGGGAGCATTTAAGCTTTGCTGGTTCAAAACAGAAACTGACGCTGACAGGAGTTGATGACTTTGTTTGAGTCTTTGAAGGTGCCTAGAtgaaagggtcattatagtgataaaataacatgcacttcttttatgaattttttttttcgttctttgtactttttaaaaaaaaaaaaaagggatgtaagtttaggagcatgcacgtaTGTCGAACACTGTATGGCagtagttttgaaagaatgttaaccatttggaagagcactagatggcagcaatatttcctgtcatgtagtgctccagacgcctacctaggtatctcttcaacaaagaatatcatgagaacaaagcaaatttgataatagaagtaaattgggaatatttttaaaatttgtatgctctgtctgaatcagaaaatagtttttttcttgggtttcatatccctttaatgaggagACCTTTTTTGGAGCCAGTGAAAGATTTTATATTGGGGATTCACATAGAAAATCCCAAAAGGAAGTTTGTCTAATTTCCCCCTACATAATATTACGTTCTTTTTCTCTCTATCAAATATAAACATGAAGTAAATGTTTCTCTCATTTTAAAACGTATTTTTTTTTCTCACGTAAATTATATCTAATTCTGATAAAGGAACACAGTGAATTTCATTTCTGTCTCTCACTTTACGCCCATTGCAGGAGTGGCGAGCCTTGGGTGTTGAACAGCTGCGTCTTAGTACTGTAGATTACATGGGAGTTCCCAGCTTGGAAAATTTAAAGAAAGGAGCGGAATTTGTTCACAAGCATCAGCAAATGGGTAATGCTGTAGTCACTTCTCTAGAATATTACTATGAACTTTTGATTGATTGGTATTAGTCTCATAGAGAGATAAAAGGGTCAGTTTACCCAAATacttttccctttgaatttttttccaatgatccattttacctgctggagtgtattacatttttttacaactagctcctttaaacttattttgtcatttgaaatagctaatttagcctgtggtatccttacctatactgaaagtttccagGCTAtattgacaggctatgtaaacacagccagcagaagaaattacactcctagtgaggagtagaagagataactaattattattatcggttatttgtagagcgccaacagattccgcagcgctatacaaTTACAttataattttcaattgttctctctaagtattgagctttgatttacagacaaatataagataaggaagcatatgTGCATACACAAAATGATAATGTGTACACAACATGATATCATTTTACATGCAAGCTCAACCAATTGTAATAGGCTgtagtttcaaagcacaaaaccaacaatttcatatacacaaataaacctgaaaatgcaatttctcatacagtcTATACTttgcagctggcataacaagtcattggaaatacattaagagaaaagcaattttacagtatactttaACCTCTTATGCCCCAGCCCAAAAACTTTGGGTTATGGGCAAGCATTTATTCTAGGCCATTAACAGATTAAAAGTGAACTTCAGTTCTCAGTTAATACCATTTTCTTAATTAAGAAAAAATACGTGTGGAAATAATTACAAAACCACAAAGTCCTTTGGGAATCCAGTGACAACTTTTTGGTTATAGTTTTTCTATACTTGATTGCCATGTGCATATGTTTTCTATGCTATATCCTACAGTGAGAGTTAACCATTACTGTTGTTAAATCTAAATCTTAATTCTATCTGTTCTTATTATTCATTGCATATCAACAGGTAATAGCGTTTATATTCACTGCAAGGCAGGGCGCTCCCGCAGTGCCACCATGGTAGCCGCCTATTTAATACAGGTGAGACAATGTTGTTTCGTAGAAGATAATTAAAAGAAATGAACAGGACACCAAATGTATATGAGTTATTTGAGTTTTTTGTTTGTCAGTATATTATATAGATGGAGGGAAATTTTCAAGCcaggttgattaaagggacattgcattgtgaaattttcttcccttttttaATACATCAATTTTACCTAATAGAGTGGTCTACAAATAtcacctttacatttattttgttcctgAAATAGCTGCTTCTATTGGTTAAATACACTACCTATACTAAAAAATGCAATGCTGTAGTGAgcatagaaaagctttgtaaacgaGAGCCAGCTAAAGAAATTCAGTTTAGGGTAGATACAGTGCTTACGTTTATTCTTAACTGAACTTCACTGGCATACTCGTGTATCTCTTAGGAGAGACTGTGGGCCCGGTGAGCAAAACCTTGTCAGGACAGATGTGAAAAACCCCATGACACTCACTCTCAGGGGCTGCCCTCAAGATGTCTCTCACAAAAAGTGATGAAGCTCGCTGGTAAGGGAAACATAGTTAGAGAGATCAAATTTAGCAGGGAACAAGGGGcgaacttt
The nucleotide sequence above comes from Bombina bombina isolate aBomBom1 chromosome 7, aBomBom1.pri, whole genome shotgun sequence. Encoded proteins:
- the PTPMT1 gene encoding phosphatidylglycerophosphatase and protein-tyrosine phosphatase 1: MKHDGESSVTESNITTQETADMTLMSVAARAAFYPSLLYNVLMKHVTHRKWYNRIDETVILGALPFRGMSPSLLNEENVRGVITMNEEYETRLLCHSAEEWRALGVEQLRLSTVDYMGVPSLENLKKGAEFVHKHQQMGNSVYIHCKAGRSRSATMVAAYLIQRHKWKPNYATDYIAGIRPHILIRPKQFLVLEEFYSSVTGSGAPEGGG